The sequence below is a genomic window from Dictyostelium discoideum AX4 chromosome 5 chromosome, whole genome shotgun sequence.
TTGCAATTAATGTACCAGTATACTTTTgaaatggtaatttaaatatctCTTTATCTGTAAATAATCTTGTTAAAAATGGTTCAACTTCTTCTAATTTACTTGGTCCTCCTAAATTTAACATTAAAATAcctgtttttattttaggtttttcattattattatttatatttattgttgtatttttattattattaacagtacaatatgataatgatttattataaaatgtttttgaatttatagtTGAAATAATCTTTCTTGAtatcataatttttaataattttttttttttttttttcccactatgttgacttttttttattttttttattttttttttttttttttttttttgaatccAGACTGAATAGTCGAgtatgaaatttttttttttattttttatttttttttttttatttttttttttttttttgaattttaaattatttttttcgtgtctaatttaaaaaaatctttttttattttattttttttattttgtaaggTTAAGATGTCACGCAATgattcgttttttttttttttttttttttgaaaaaaataaatgttaaagaaattttttttttttttattttatttttatttttatttattttttttttattgatatttgtaagtgaattttcaattgattctaaCTTTCACAGATtgaacaaaaataaaaaaaaaatttattttttgaaattttttttttttcttttttttttttttttacaatcaacttttaaaaataaaagtaaaaaattcatttttaatttttttcattttttattttattttatttaaaaaatatataacatcatcaaaaaatatatttttaattaatttttaattaattttttttaattttttcaattttttatttttttaaaggaaAATATAAcgtaatcaattttatttttcaattaattttttaaaaaaatgacatcaacaaatgaaccaattccaactgaagaagaaattaaaaatggatttaaatttattcaagatgaaatttgtaaatttttaattacaacaacagGTGGTCATCAACAATATAGTGAAGATAAATGGGATTATACTAaaggtagtggtggtggtattagTAGAGTTTGGGAAGGAAAAGAAGAGGAaggattttatttaaaccaaGATTACCAATCACAAAACAACAAATGTGacaaaattgaaaaaggtgGTGTTAATTTCTCTTATATCGTTGGTAGTAATTTACCATCAGCAGCAGCAACTCAATTTAAAATAGCACCAGATACCAAATACATTGCCACTGGTGTAAGTCTAGTCATCCACCCATACAACCCAAATGTGCCAACCATTCATATGAATGTAAGATACTTTGAAGCTGGTGATGTTTGGTggtttggtggtggtgttgattTGACACCAGTCTACCCAAAATTAGATCAAGTCGTTGAATTTCATTCAACATTGAAAAAAGTATGCGACCAATATGGCCAAGAGGAGAACAAAACCTCATACGCATTGGGTAAGGCAGAATGTGACAGTTATTTCTTCCTTCCACATAGAGGTGAAACCCGTGGCGTTGGTGGTTTATTTTTCGATCATCTTAAATCCGATAAAGCAAAGACTTGGAAGTTCATCTACCAATTAGGTTTATCATTCATCGATCTCTATAAACCATTCCTTGTTAATAATAGTTCAATCTCTTATGATAAAGTTCAAAGAGAATATCAACTATATCGTCGTTCTCGTTATGTTGAATTCAATCTCCTCTTTGATCGTGGTACTAAATTTGGTATTCTCTCTGAAGGTCGTACTGAATCAATCCTTATGTCATTACCTGCAGTTTGTAAATggaaatataattataaaccaGAAGAAAATACTCCTGAAGcaaatttattaacttttttgaGACCAAGAGATTGGTTAAACgaaaatcaagaaaataaaaattaatttaaaaaatatatataaagaaataaaataaaataataataaaaattgtaattttaattaaaaaattttaaaattaaaataaataaatatttaaacaaaatattttattaatatatttatatatatatattttattttaattatatatatattaataataactatatatgtttttttttttttttttttttttttttttttttttttgataaagttAAAAAGAGTGAAtgttgataattatttttttttttttattttttttttcctaaccACTTGTATGATTACATGGAACTAAACCTTTAACACCATTAAGTTCAGCATCATACCATTCACCATTTTGTTTGAAAACTGTAATCATATCaccttttttaaatgataattcagTTGAATCTTGACCTTGGAAATCATAAAGTGCTTGAACACGTTTAGTTGTTGGTGCTGGTGCTGGTGTTGGTAATGGACGACCACTAGCCATGGTTGTTGATCTAGGTTTGTTGAGAATAACACCTGAATTTGTAGCAGGTGTTGGTAATGGACGACCTGATCCACCATTGACTGGTGATGTATTAACTGTTGGTTTATGTAAATTGATAGATGGTTGTGGTTGAACGTGTGGTGAAGAGTAAGGAACTtcatcttgttgttgtggcgatgattgatattgttgtggtggataatgttgttgttgtggtgatgGTACTCCATAACTTGGTTTCGATAAATTAACAGAGTTATTTGTAGTGgttgtagtggtggtagtggttgaATAAGGTGAAGAGtcatatgatgatgatgaagatggtgaAGGAGTTGCAATAGTTGAAGCTCTTGGTCTTTGAGTTGGTGTGCTACCATTACTACTAAATTCCTTTGGACTTGTAAAAACACTTGATGATCTAACATTTCTACTCATTGAACTTGATTCGACTGGTGTGATAGCTTGAGGGTGAGTTGTTGCTTCAAACTCATTAATATGTTGCACTGATGCTAATGCACCTTGATATTCTGCTGCTGCTCTTGcaaaatattcattatttctatttataaaACATGCAAATGATGGATCGAATGCTAATTTTctatcatcaaataatgcATACATATCTTTCATAATTTCATCACTTAATTCTTGATATGcttcttttgtttttgtatgtttattttcagtctaaataaataaataaaccaaccaataaattaaaataaaattcattttatatgtaaatcaaatttaaaaaaatcaaataaaatcaaataaaaaaatcaaacacACATACCTTTTGTAAACTTGATGCATCTTTACCTTTATTTGCTTTAATATTGTAATCTCTATAATATCTATCCATATCTAATCTTCTAAGATCCAATTCTTCAAGACGAGATCTAATATCTCTGAATTGTGATAAATAAACTCTTAATGGATCATGGTAgtaattttctaaaatttcttCAATTCTAATTCTTTCTTGTTCAAGTGATGTTGATACCTCTTGATAAGCTTTAATTGCTGGGTCATTCTCATTAAGTGCTAATAAATCAtgtgaaatttcattttgtaaaatattgatttctattaattttttaaaaaaataaaaaaaaaaataaaaaaaaaaaaattagtatttcgtttaaattttttatatattatgtGTATATTAAACACAAACCTTTTAAAGTTGCTTCATATTTatcaacatttttatttaatcttttcattaatttaaaaagggtgaataatttttctttttctgcAACAATTTTACTATCGACAGTAGTTTCTGCAGCACCAAATGATGCTAAAACCTTATGTTTAGTTCTTgcaaaatttgtttttattgaaCCCCAAgatgttttttcttttgacattttttttttttctttttttttttataaattaatagttattctatttactattattttattattgttattattattactattacaatattatttatttgtttttttttattttttttttattgttatgtGGTTATAAGAATGTGAAAAggttataaaaatttaaatta
It includes:
- the hemF gene encoding coproporphyrinogen III oxidase, encoding MTSTNEPIPTEEEIKNGFKFIQDEICKFLITTTGGHQQYSEDKWDYTKGSGGGISRVWEGKEEEGFYLNQDYQSQNNKCDKIEKGGVNFSYIVGSNLPSAAATQFKIAPDTKYIATGVSLVIHPYNPNVPTIHMNVRYFEAGDVWWFGGGVDLTPVYPKLDQVVEFHSTLKKVCDQYGQEENKTSYALGKAECDSYFFLPHRGETRGVGGLFFDHLKSDKAKTWKFIYQLGLSFIDLYKPFLVNNSSISYDKVQREYQLYRRSRYVEFNLLFDRGTKFGILSEGRTESILMSLPAVCKWKYNYKPEENTPEANLLTFLRPRDWLNENQENKN